In Bacteroidota bacterium, the genomic window CATGAAAATCACCTCCACGTCGAACAGCACAAACAAAATAGCGGCAATAAAGTACTTCACCGAAAAGGGAACACGGGCATTGCCCTGTATCTCAATACCGCACTCAAACGTGTCGAGTTTCTTTTTGGTTTTGCGCTTGGGTCCGAGTAAGTGCGTAACTACCAGCGTGGTAGCCACAAACCCGCCAGCCACGATAAACGTGAAGATGATGGGTAAATAATCGCGGGCAGTGCCTGTCATAACCGTGTTTTAGAATGCAACAACAATGGTTAGCAACTTGTTCATAAGCCCGGAGGGCCGCACTGGCACTTTTCCCGGGCGGGCGTAAAAATACAGGAATAATCCATACCTAAAATGAGGTAGGGATGAAAATTGGGGGTTCGTGGACGGAAGATCGGGGGATGGGGGTGAATTGGGGGATTTTGGGGATAAAAAGAGATGTTTAACGGTTGGGCCTTTCGCAGAAACCTGAAAACTGGGCGGCTTTCTCCTGAGAAATCCATAAAGCAGGGCGTGTAAAAATTTTGTGCAAAAAAACCAATATTTTGTTTCGAAAGCGATCAGTAACATCAGGCGGAGGAATTTAACAAGCGATATAAAGACGTGAGGCAGGAGCTGTCTGAGTGTGTATTTTCAAAGAGATTTATGGCTTGGCCGCATCAATAAAAAACAAAGGAGAAGCCAGCTTAGTTTTTACTTTTTTGACGCAGTATTGTTTAAAACGCCCCTTCTTACAAATCATTTTTTAGCGGAAAATTAGTTAGTTCATTTTGGCCATAAGTGTGTTTTTTTGACACTTATGGCCAAAATGAAAAAACAAAATATATCACAATGATCAGATAATCAGTTGTTTGTGTGTTTTGCTTTTTTATTATATGAGAACTTCTTGATGACTATTTGAAAATGAATTTATGTAAAAAGGGCATCCATACTTATGCTGTTTTGTACATTCCCTGAGTAGATGTTTGTTTGTATATCGTATGTAGTAATCATGGTAATTGACACAGATTTTTTTGTAGCTGTTTCGGAAATAAAAGCACTTTTTTTATTTCGCAACGCAGCGTCGTATTTTTTATCTATCACAAAAACACCTACAGAAAACTTCATTTCACACAGATTAATTACACCATCTCTTCGATCAATTAATAAATCAATTTGAGCGCCGTCTATCTGTCTTTTGCTTCTCCACGATGAACATTGTGTTTCTATGCCACTGATACCCAGCTCTTTTTTAATTTGATCAATGTGTGCAAGGCATACCTGTTCAAATGCATATCCGATCCACGTGCGGTGTTTAGGGCTGTCAATAAGTTTTAACCAGTGATTCTTGTCAAAATGCTTTACTCCTTTGATAAAACGAAGATGAAATAGCGAAAAGAAGTCGCAAAGCTGGTACAGTGTATTTCTTGATTTTTTCTCAAAAGGAATATAACGTCTGATAAAACCGCTTTCTTCAAGTTCGTCCAGCAGTCGGGTTAAACTTCCGCCGGTTGGCAATTTACTTAAATGGCTTATCTCATCACGAGTAAGTCCGGCCGCTTTTTTGGCAAGGGCATTAACTATTGTTTCGTGGCGGCCAGCATTATCGAAAAGCGATTTATATAAATTATCAAACTCGTTTAGCAGTAATCCGTTCGGAGAAAAGCAAATTCTGTCTATGTTTTGTGAAGCACTTTGTCCTTTTTTAATTTCATCCCAGTAAAACGGAATTCCCCCCAACACCATATATAGCTGCACCAACTGATAATGATCCAGACGAATAGATTTACTTTCCATTAATGCTTTACATTCTTGTAAAGTAAAAGGCTCTACCCGTATTCGTTGTGTAACCCTATTATGAAGGCCTCCCTTGTTATTAATCAGTTTATTAATCATCCAGGAGGCAGCAGAGCCACAGACCACCAATAAAACATCCTTCCTCTTTGTTGCCCAGTCGTTCCAGAAATGTTCTAAAGCAGAAATAAAACCAGAATGCGGCGTATCAAACCAGGGGAGCTCGTCAATAAAAACAACTTTCTTTTTTTGTTTAGAGCGCTCAATTAAAACACCAATCTGTTCAAAGGCATCAAGCCAGCTGGTCGCCGGCTTGAATTTTACTTTTTTATTCTGTTGTTTAATTGTGAGATTAAAGTTGTTGAGTTGATTTGCCAGTGTGGCCTTGCTAAGGCCGGTAATAGAAAACGTAAAAGATTTTTCCAGTACGTTTCGTACAAGGAATGTTTTCCCAACACGTCGCCGTCCATATAAAGCAATAAATTCCGACCGCTTTGAAGCCAGCCGTTCTTCCAGAATTTTTCGTTCAGCAGTTCTCCCAACCATAATTTCATTTTGGCCATAAATATATCTAAAACACTACTTATGGCCAAAATGAAATTATGCCCTTTTTCGCTTACTCTTCCTCCTCTGCATTAAACATCACGCCCAGCAAGGCATACGCGCCCGATGTAACAAACTTCGCATCGCGGCTCACACCTTCGGGCAGGCGCACTTCGGTGAGGCCGTTTGCGGTGGTGCCGGTGGTTATTTCTACTGGTGTAAAGCGGTTGCTGCCATCGGCAGTGAATACATACGCCTTGCCGCCGTAGCTAACCACGGCATTGTTGGGCAGTACGGTGGTTTGGTGCGCGCCGGTTTCGATTTCGGCTTTTACAAACATGCCGGGCAACAGGTGCGGATCTTCCTTGTCTAAATGCCCGTGTATGCGCACCGTGCGGTCGGCATGAATTTCGCGGCCGATGAGGAATACTGTTGCCGTGCGCACCGAATCGTCCTGCCCCTGAATGATGACGCGCACCGCCTGTCCTTCTTTGATGTAGGGCAAATCGGTTTCATAAACCGTAAGCTCTACGTGCAGGTGCTCAGTGTCCACCAATTCAAAAAGCACATCGTTTGGTGCGGCAAATTTCCCCACGTTTATATTCACTTTGGTTACGTAACCGCTTATGGATGCGGTGAGACGAATGCTTTTTGCAATACCGTTTGTGCGGATGCTTTCGGGCGAGAGGCCGAGCAGCTGAAGCTGTGCGGCTCCGGCACTGCTGCGGGCTTTGGCGGTAAGCATGGCGGCTTCGGCTTTTTCCATATCGCGGCGGGCGTTGATGTTGCCGCTGCTGAGTTCCTGCTGCCGCCTGTACTCCGACTCGGCCAGCGTAAGCGCCGCAAAATCCTCGAGGTAGCTTTGTTGCAGTTTAATGTAGTCGGGATGCTCAAGCACGGCCAGCACATCGCCTTTGCGTATGCGCATGCCCTGCAGCATTTCCGTGCTTTTTACAATACCGCCCACCGGCACCGATACCGATACAAGATTTTGCGGCGGAGCATCCACCATGCCGTTGCAGCGTATGCTGCTGCCCATGCTGGCGGTTTGTAATGTGCCTGTTTCAATGCCGGCGGTTTTGAGTTGGTCGGCAGTGAGCGTAATTTCCTTTACCGAAGGAGCGGCAGTTTGTGTTTCTTCTGCTGGTTTTGATTTGCACGATGTGGCAATTATTGCCAGAAGAAAGTATGCAGACAATAAAATGGTTTTCATGGCAAAAAATTTTATAGTGTGCCGCAGAGGAAATTAAATTCCAGAGCAAGCTGATTGTTGGACTGAATGAGTTGCTGATGGCGAAGGCGAATGCTGAGCACTTGTGCCATGGCCTGCAGGTATTCGGTTTGACTGATGCTGCCGCTTTGCCGGGCAGCGAGCGCCTGTTTCTCCTGCAATTGGGCCTGTGGCAGGAGTTGCGAGGTGTAGAGCGCCAGCATGGTTTTGAGGCTTTGCCGCTCCTGTTCAAGGCGCAGCAGCTGCATTTGAAGTTCGAGACGCTGCTGGGCCTCCTGTTCCTGAGCCACGTTCTGCCCGAGCTTTGCCGCTTTGATGCGGGCTGCCTGTGCACCGGTGCCGAGCGGAAAACTCACACCCACGCGGAAACCATCAAAACGCTGGTCGTTGCCGATAAACACTTCCTGCCCGTTAATAATCTGGTAGCCGGTAATGCTCTGGTTGAAATAGCCGGCAGTAAGCTCAGGCATGAGCCGTGCTTTTTCGCTGCGTGCAGCCAGTGCGGCAACGGCTGTGGTTTGCTGCGCCAGCACAAGCTGCGGTGCTGTGGCAAGTTTGAGCGAATCATATACCGGCCAGGTTACCGGCGTTAATTCGCTGCCCGGGGGCGTGGTTACCGGCGAGGAAGAGCCGGTGAGGAGTTGCAGCATTTGTTCGGTGCTGCGTATTTCGGCCTGATGCTGCATGAGCTGTTGTGCAGCCAGCATGCGTTCGCTGCGGGCCACGGTGGCTTCGAGCAGGGTGGCATCACCGGCAGTATAGCGGCGCTGCGCGGCATTTTCGTTGAGCTGAAGCAGGCTGTCGTGGCGGCGCAACAAGATTTCCTGCGCTTTCATGGCGGCCAGCAGCAGCCAGGTTTGTTTTACCTCGAGCACAAGCTGCTGCTGCGTAAGCTGCTGCGATGCCTGCTGCTGCAGTACCTGCGCCTGCGCCAGATGACGGTTGCTGATGAGCAGTGCGGGCGACACAATGCTTTGCGATACACTGATCATATTATCGCGCAGCGGACTGTTGATGTTTCCCTGCGTGTACTCGGCCTGCGTGGTGCCGGGCGTGAATGTGGCGCGCACCAGTGCCTGCTGCTGGGCCACGGCGGCATTGGCGGCGCGCATTTTCGGACTTTGCCGCAGCGCCATCTGCACACACGAGTCGAGCGGCAATGCGGTTTGTGCGCTCAGGTTTGTGCTGCCGGAGAGCAACAGCACAGCCACAAGCAATGCGGCAGCGTGTTTGGTTTTCATGCGTATAAGATGTTTTTGTTCGATGAGCAGATACAACACCGGCAGCACCAGCAACGTAAGCAAAGTGGCGCTGATGAGTCCGCCGATAACCA contains:
- a CDS encoding efflux RND transporter periplasmic adaptor subunit — its product is MKTILLSAYFLLAIIATSCKSKPAEETQTAAPSVKEITLTADQLKTAGIETGTLQTASMGSSIRCNGMVDAPPQNLVSVSVPVGGIVKSTEMLQGMRIRKGDVLAVLEHPDYIKLQQSYLEDFAALTLAESEYRRQQELSSGNINARRDMEKAEAAMLTAKARSSAGAAQLQLLGLSPESIRTNGIAKSIRLTASISGYVTKVNINVGKFAAPNDVLFELVDTEHLHVELTVYETDLPYIKEGQAVRVIIQGQDDSVRTATVFLIGREIHADRTVRIHGHLDKEDPHLLPGMFVKAEIETGAHQTTVLPNNAVVSYGGKAYVFTADGSNRFTPVEITTGTTANGLTEVRLPEGVSRDAKFVTSGAYALLGVMFNAEEEE
- a CDS encoding NADH-quinone oxidoreductase subunit A, producing MTGTARDYLPIIFTFIVAGGFVATTLVVTHLLGPKRKTKKKLDTFECGIEIQGNARVPFSVKYFIAAILFVLFDVEVIFMYPWAVNFKKLGLVGMIEMFSFMACFMIGFYYIIKRGALKWED
- a CDS encoding AAA family ATPase, with the translated sequence MVGRTAERKILEERLASKRSEFIALYGRRRVGKTFLVRNVLEKSFTFSITGLSKATLANQLNNFNLTIKQQNKKVKFKPATSWLDAFEQIGVLIERSKQKKKVVFIDELPWFDTPHSGFISALEHFWNDWATKRKDVLLVVCGSAASWMINKLINNKGGLHNRVTQRIRVEPFTLQECKALMESKSIRLDHYQLVQLYMVLGGIPFYWDEIKKGQSASQNIDRICFSPNGLLLNEFDNLYKSLFDNAGRHETIVNALAKKAAGLTRDEISHLSKLPTGGSLTRLLDELEESGFIRRYIPFEKKSRNTLYQLCDFFSLFHLRFIKGVKHFDKNHWLKLIDSPKHRTWIGYAFEQVCLAHIDQIKKELGISGIETQCSSWRSKRQIDGAQIDLLIDRRDGVINLCEMKFSVGVFVIDKKYDAALRNKKSAFISETATKKSVSITMITTYDIQTNIYSGNVQNSISMDALFT